A single region of the Yersinia entomophaga genome encodes:
- a CDS encoding glycine zipper 2TM domain-containing protein: protein MIKPFLVIAIAAVTLTGCANNSTLSGDVFSASQAKQVQTVTYGTLVSVRPVTIQGGDGDNVIGAIGGAVLGGFLGNTVGGGTGRSLATAAGAVAGGVAGQGVQGAMNRTDGVQLEVRKDDGTTILVVQKQGPTRFSVGQRVMLASSGSTVTVSPR, encoded by the coding sequence ATGATTAAGCCTTTCCTCGTCATTGCTATCGCTGCGGTTACTCTGACCGGTTGTGCGAACAACAGCACGCTGTCTGGTGATGTATTCAGCGCGTCACAGGCCAAGCAAGTGCAAACCGTAACCTACGGTACATTGGTTTCTGTTCGCCCGGTAACCATTCAAGGCGGTGACGGCGACAACGTAATTGGCGCTATCGGTGGTGCTGTGCTGGGTGGTTTCCTGGGTAACACCGTTGGCGGTGGTACCGGTCGTAGTCTGGCAACCGCAGCGGGTGCCGTAGCCGGTGGCGTTGCTGGTCAGGGCGTACAGGGCGCGATGAACCGTACCGATGGCGTGCAACTGGAAGTACGTAAAGACGACGGCACCACTATTCTGGTGGTTCAGAAACAAGGCCCGACTCGCTTCAGCGTTGGCCAGCGTGTGATGCTGGCAAGCAGCGGCAGCACCGTGACCGTCAGCCCACGTTAA
- the slyA gene encoding transcriptional regulator SlyA has product MESTLGSDLARLVRVWRALIDHRLKPLELTQTHWVTLHNISRLPPEQSQIQLAKAIGIEQPSLVRTLDQLEDKGLITRQTCANDRRAKRIKLTEESCSTIKKLEHVIETTRGEVMSNITDAEVILLTGVLMKLEQNINQLHSK; this is encoded by the coding sequence TTGGAATCGACATTAGGATCTGATTTAGCACGATTAGTTCGCGTTTGGCGCGCTTTAATCGATCATCGATTAAAACCGTTGGAACTGACCCAAACACACTGGGTTACGCTCCATAACATTAGTCGTTTACCACCGGAGCAATCGCAGATTCAACTGGCAAAAGCGATTGGTATCGAGCAGCCATCGTTGGTTCGGACTTTGGACCAACTGGAGGATAAGGGATTAATCACACGGCAGACTTGTGCTAACGACCGCCGCGCTAAGCGGATTAAATTAACGGAAGAGTCGTGTTCGACCATCAAAAAACTCGAACACGTCATTGAAACAACCCGAGGCGAAGTCATGTCGAATATCACGGATGCGGAGGTTATTTTGTTAACAGGTGTGCTAATGAAACTTGAACAAAATATTAATCAATTACACAGTAAGTAA
- a CDS encoding DUF1656 domain-containing protein — protein MQVTPVPMASPLTDWVLGASIYFPPLFKAVMLGLIFWLLIHHLLRNWIYSGEIWHPMLMDLSIFVIAVSISLWILVSW, from the coding sequence ATGCAAGTAACTCCTGTACCAATGGCATCACCCTTAACGGACTGGGTACTGGGTGCCTCGATCTATTTCCCGCCTCTCTTCAAGGCGGTTATGCTAGGTTTGATATTTTGGCTATTGATCCATCATTTACTACGGAATTGGATCTACTCTGGCGAGATCTGGCATCCAATGTTAATGGATTTGTCTATTTTTGTCATTGCCGTCAGCATTTCTTTGTGGATTTTAGTCAGTTGGTAA